The Mangifera indica cultivar Alphonso chromosome 19, CATAS_Mindica_2.1, whole genome shotgun sequence nucleotide sequence ATGCATAAccattaattgttttaaaacgGAGGAACGTTAAAggaaatgtatatatattttattttgtgtataatagttatgcacataatattatggatataataaaatttgtgctaagagtttgagtttggttaaaaatgtgtataatttaatttaaattataaaattaaatcaaattatttaaaaattataattttatttagattaaaatttttttaataatcttttttagCTTCAACTACAATTTAAATGacttttaaagtaaattaaactgcaaattatatttttaaatatatataaataaactatatttaatacaattttttaataaataaataagtgcacaatttattttttatatgtatattatatatttattttacatgtgtattttatgttttagaaaattataattcaattatatataaagatagggctagattcaaatcgaaccaaacttgagctcgagctcgatttgGTTCATATATAGTTGGCTCGAGTTCAGGCTCGAGCTCGACCTAGTTCGGCTAAGGTCAACTCATTTTGGGCTCGAATtcgatttgactcattttttgttatcaaaacaacatcgttttaatatatattgatcaaaacgacgtcgttttatataaaaaattttgatttaaaaatctGAGCTCGAACTCGACTAAGAccggctcgtttcaggctcgatCGAGCTGAGCTTAAGTTCGAGCTCggttcaaatccagccctatataaatactttaaaaaatttaaactataataattgaattgtgTATCGTatagtatattaaaaatctaatttatcatattatgtattatattgtatgatataccttttaaaaattaaaataataaattattaacaaaatataataattgagatattattattttaaaaaatatcacaaacactttaaacaatttaaaatttttcatatacacccctaatgcaatcattttctctaaaaaaaatgtatcaattcgttaatgcaattattttctctaaaaaaagtgtatcaattcgTATaagtaatatgtattgtatcgtagaagatatattgtattatatgatatatttatcatattatattaatttgatacatcttataatagatatcatttttcatatatatcgtATATTATCATAAGATACATTATGTATCGTGTATTgtaagatattaataactacagttcaaatcataattcaaacattaaatcaaattatattttttcaatttaatttaatttgatttgaaatttaaaatagtttattttagtttaaaaatatatcaaattatttttttaatttagtttaaaaaatctcTTATACAGTGTCAAATCAGGTTGTGTACGTCCCTATGATAGTGGCAAAGCCAGCCTCATTAAAGACAGGCCCATAAAATTGGGTGAGGCCACCTTTTCATTCCTTCAACGCATTTCATTAACGCGTTTCTTTGCAAATTCTTAGAAACACTGCAAACTTGACCAAAACCTGAAGTAGTCCATCTCCTAAATACTTCTGCTGAAATGCTATGTATCAAATTTGCACTGTATAACTGCCCACTACTTTTAAAATTGGGTCAGACCCACCTTATTTTAATCCCCTTCCTTGAACTTATTTTGTAACTTAATTTCCTTTTAACTTATGGATGATGATCTACACATAGGAAAATTCTTAACTCTAGAATTTTATTACGAATTTTATCTTCTTGGTATAAATCATTTAGTGAGTTCTACTGTCAAAATAtcttgatatatcaaaattttaatttttttatatcgtTAACGGCttttaaattgttgttttataagACATTTCTTACTATTATCTCTTAGGattatttataattcttttggttGATATTTCGATATTCTCTATTTTCATTCAATagcttatatttaaaaataataattataaattttttttatgggatTATGTTATGAGACATTGGAACTTTTATACTTTTCATGGTATAAAATCTATGATTGTTAATAATTtgtgtaacttttttttcattattagcttttaatgtgatttttatggttttgtttttatcaAACTCTTGCTAGATTTGAATGATTATAACTTGAAAAATTTCAACTGATAGATTAtggaaaaattttagatatacaGTATCCATTtgattaaagattttatttgattttttttataacaaaattatgatattagttaaaaagtaatattatgtatatctactttaagtatataaatatatttacactTATGTATGtcgttatattattttatttttaatttaaaattattcaatcatataataataaattttaaatatgtatctatttgtgtatttaaaatagatacgcATAATTTGATTGTAAGACTAAACATAAGTTAAggtaagatttatatatattataactaaaCTTTTGTTGAGTATTTGGTAAATAATGATGTAACCGTGAAGGCCCTTTTTGGTAAAAGTCCTGGGTCCACCATTGCTGAAGCATCTTTGGCTGTCTGAATTATACAACATGACACCTTCACTAGGCCGAGGAACCCTCTAAAATCACTGTTGAACGTTGTCCTGGAAACACATAACGGTATGCCGGGCCTCATATCAAACAACGTCTAACTAAATTATTTGAAGGCTGCTAGCACATCGGGCCCTCACTGCCAGCGGtgcaaaacccaaaaaccaAAGCCTCCTAATTGGCCTCTATTGCTGTAAACACCTTCTCAATTTCACCTTCCTCAAGCCTGCCATGATAATCGTGgtcattcaaaaatttgaatgcatagaatttaaaattatgattatgattttgTGAATGAAAAGAAACTGCCGATAAGAATGAGCTTGGTGAAGAGCTCAGGGCGGGGAATGGAAGCTAAGATTCTGATTATTGGGTTTGGGTATACCTATAATAAATTAATCCGATCCggttatatcaaattattatgaaCCATTGGAAGATGACGGTTACAAGTGGTTGAAAGGCGATTTAACACTTATAGGGATTTTTCACTCATATGTCCAAAAACTACAGCAAAAAAGGAAGTTagtgcaaaaataaaaaatgtgcgccattttcatttttcctatTGCTCCTCCCAACTATGGGAGACTCTAGAATACAAAAAGGTAAAAGTCTCTCATACACAATATCATAATTGTAGCACATGGATGCAAATGACTGCATAAAAATAACTCAGGTTAAATTCTCGTGTTAACGTGaattaaaaaacatttgaatgaaaaagactaataaaaaatttgtgaatGCAATCATTCTGTCAATTATATGTACATGCAATAAATATGTCTAAACTCGATTTTGAGTATGATTTGACTCTAACAATGAACCAAGTGCACAAGAGTTATAGGATAAGAATTGGAAAAGGAAGAGTGAAATCATAAAGTTTGAGGTACAATTTTTGCTTGCATTAAGTCTAGAggataaatgaatatataaataaatacacagttgatatatgttattatatgattgaataatttttaattaagaataaaataacatttaatcatatgataacacacataaatgtttacttttttatatatataaaataggtatacataatattactcatacaTTTATGGCattattctttttgttcattttacATGACtaaccaaatatatattatctcttATTGTCTTTGGAGAATGAGAAAATGTATCTAAGACCGGCTTGGACTCAATTTAATATTTGGTTCAAACAAGAGAAACTCAAGTTAATATAgtcttaatataaatttaaattgaatcaattcgaatctaatGAATAACTAgaaatttgataacaaattaatcctttttattaacttttatgtCGTTTTCCCTCTTAAATTGATTCTCTCTTGagtcatcatcttcatcatctttgaTGTGCAAGTTACGTGTTCTGTAATGTAAAAGCTATTTTTGGTTAGAGGACGGTACGTTTTGCATTATATGGAAAATGGGCTGAAGGCAAAATCCCTTTCATTGATCTGGATGGTCCGAAAATAGGTCGTCGAGTTTGCCCATGCTCCATTCAATGATGAACTTTACATTTAGACTGATCCATTCAtagaaatatcatttaataataaatttattttataataggtTTCAGCTGTCTTTTATTATCATAGTAAAAAGTATGAATGGATTATTATctcattttagatatttaaaaattataaaaataatatttatttaattataattatattattatttataaattttttaaaagaataataattttatttttaattaatataataaatattttaaaataattatatttaaaagtatcacaataaatataataattattttattacctataattaaatataataattattttatttattaatttttattcaattttatcaaaaataatattttttttagataatctatttttaatataattttttaattttaataataaaatattattcatattaaatttattttaattattttttatatcattaaaatatttaaaaaagagtaatactatatatatttattttagatacataaatatatatatatatatttatgtgttttattatataattgaatattaatatatttttaatttaaaatcacttaattttatatatatattcaaaaaatatatatatatatatatttatgtgtgttattatataattgaatattaatatatttttaatttaaaatcacttaattatatatatatatatatattcaaaatatatatccttaattttgttgttaaaataAAGACAGTTTGAAGAAGCAACAACtgttttttaaaggaaaaaccTTAATCATACCGTTACGCTTGACataccattttaatttaataaaaaattgatttttaaatcttaaaaaatgaaCCACTTCAATACAGTGGTAAGGTAACTAGTGCGCTTgccccaaaaataaaaaaatgatttaacttTCCATTTTTGCCCCaataaagtttatattttcccaaaataatCAAGgcatcttaattttttaattaaaaaatgtcaaTTAGGTTGAGAAAATGGCCCCCGTTCAATCTTAGGAAAGGAAGCTtccttaattaatataatattagaaatttaattaaatatattattcctTCTGAAAATTTCAAACTGATAAAGTGTTCATATCCAATCATATTTTGACACGTGTCTATAACTGTCCCCAATTCATTAAAAATGGAACGGACGCAAACCACGATTCAATCTGTTCCGTCGGACTAGTAGGCCGCCGGATATTAACCCACATGCCTTTATGCGTTAACACGTTCCGGATCCAATCAGACTCAACCAACAGAGCAGGTTCTTGTTCCAAATCAAATTACAGACTAAACCTAAGCAGTTACTGTGGAGGTCTACTTGTTCTTGTATGGTCAATTTACCTAGAGGTACCTTTCTAAAGCAGTTTGGCACAACGGCATAAAGAGCTTGTCTCACTTACTAAAGATCTTCTAACATACAAAAGTGTCTGTTTCATGTTCTTGCTTATCTTCCTTTATCACCTTTGGTATTTTGTGGTgctttagtttttctttattttgttttgaagtgAGTTTGATTTTTGTGTGAAGAAAGAGAACAGAAATGGAGAGCTACTTGAACGAGAACTTTGGAGATGTGAAGGCGAAAAACTCATCAGAAGAGGCGCTACAGAGATGGAGGAAGCTCTGTGGATTTGTGAAAAACCGGAAACGAAGGTTCCGTTTCACTGCTAATCTTTCTAAGAGATTTGAGGCTGAGGCTATTCGTCGGTCAAATCAGGTTTCACTTCTCTTActgttattttttgttttttatcagGAGCTTTTTGATACCGTGAGTTTGTTGCTTAGGTTTTACTGTTTTgctaatattttctttgttataaTTTGCTGAGGCAAATCTCTATTTCTGTTTCTGCTCTTTTGAAAACTGGccaacttaaatatttttgcgGAAAGTTGAGCTTATATCTTCGgcataattttaatagatatccttgatgatatcttaataagttttatctatttttaattcgAGTTCGAAAATGTGTTAGCGGTCGCAGACTCTGTCCTGTGCATTATTTCACAGAGGGGCAGTAGAAATTAGCTAGCTTAATCACAAGACGGAAGCTAAATCCTTGCAGCATATGCATGAAATTTTGGCAAATGGATGAAAGTTGCGTATTTCTTATACTGTGAATTATGAATGAAGTTTCAGCTTTCAATTTTCAGTGTTTTAAGGGGATAGTTGGTGCTGGAGTGACCAATATTCTACACTTTTTACATGATTTGGTGTAACGTTAGATACAGTGACCTAACTGACTTGGCAATTATATCTCTTAACCAAAGCTTGTCCTCCTCGAATATGGGAACATAGTAAAAAGCTAGCAACATAATAGCTTAGTAACTTTTATTAGCCTTTGAAATAGAAGTTGGTCGAGTGCAAAAGCAGGTCGTTTTATTATGCAGTTCTATCGGGAGAATTATTACACAAGAGTTGTTTTATTCAGAAGCAGTCAATTGACCATTTCTAAGTCAGGCTTGGATAGCCTTTTCTGGTGATGGTCTGGATGCTTtgcaatgaattttttttttttcatggcagTTGTTTTGTTAGAACTTGTAATTGGATGTATTTGAGCAAAATTGATGCTACTCAATGAATAACAAAAGCATGTGGGGCATATTGTGGTTTTTGGACTCTGTTGTAGCCTCTTAAATTACTAgataatgataatgaaataGTTAGCATGAATTATAATAATTGGTGATATGGCTTCCATAAAGAATAAGTAAAGAGAAtctttgaaacttaaaatgaaatttgaattttttcatattctcattttttaacGTTCTTTTCCAACCTTGAACATTTTAGGAGAAGTTAAGAGTTGCAGTTTTAGTTTCACAAGCTGCACTTCAGTTTATCAATGGTATGGATCTCAAAACCGGTCAAGCTTAAAGGTTTAGACTATCTGAGTTTTTTCTCCTCTTTATTTTGTGTAATACCCCCAGAATGCCTACCCTACAGGTCTAAATTTGTCCAATGAATACACTGTGCCCGAGGAAGTAGAGGGAGCAGGCTTTCAAATATGTCCTGATGAGTTGGGATCCATTGTAGAAGGCCATGACATCAAGAAGTTCACAATTCATGGTGGAACCAAGGGTATTGCGGAGAAGCTCTCCACATCCATTTCTAATGGTATTTCTACTTCTGATCAATTGTTCAATAAGAGGAAAGAAATTTATGGAATTAATAAATTCACAGAAAGCCCAGTTCGTGGATTTTGGCTTTTTGTATGGGAAGCCCTCCAAGATATGACTCTCATGATACTTGCTGTTTGTGCACTTGTTTCACTGGTTGTTGGCATAATAATGGAGGGATGGCCTAAGGGTGCCCATGATGGGCTTGGGATTGTTGCAAGCATTCTGCTTGTTGTGTTAGTTACTGCCACAAGTGATTATAAGCAATCTCTGCAGTTCAAAGATTTGGACAAGGAGAAGCAAAAGATAGCTGTTCAGGTCGCCAGAGATGGGATCAGGCAGAAGATCTCAATATATGATTTGCTTCCTGGAGACATTGTTCATCTTTCCATTGGTGACCAGGTCCCTGCTGATGGGCTTTTTATTTCAGGGTTTTCTTTGCTGATTAATGAATCCAGTTTAACAGGTGAGTGTGAACCAGTTAATGTGAATGCATTAAATCCTTTTCTCCTCTCTGGAACCAAAGTTCAGGATGGTTCATGCAAGATGCTTGTTACTACAGTTGGGATGAGAACCCAATGGGGGAAACTGATGGCTACTCTTAGTGAAGGAGGAGATGATGAGACCCCATTGCAAGTTAAACTCAATGGGGTGGCAACCCTCATCGGAAAAATTGGCCTCTTTTTTGCTGTTTTGACATTTGCTGTTCTGGTGCAAGGTTTATATAGCCACAAGCTGCAAGAAGGAACTCAGTGGACCTGGTCTGGAGATGATGTGATGGAAATATTGGAATCTTTTGCTGTTGCTGTTACGATAGTTGTTGTTGCTGTTCCTGAGGGACTCCCATTGGCTGTAACTTTGAGTCTTGCCTTTGCCatgaaaaagatgatgaatgaTAAGGCTCTTGTCCGCCATCTGGCTGCTTGTGAGACAATGGGATCAGCTACAAGTATCTGTAGTGACAAGACTGGTACGCTAACGACTAACCACATGACTGTTGTGAAAGCATGCATTTGTGAGGAAATCAAGGAGATAAGCAACTCTAAGGGGAGTCTTGGCTCTTCTATTCCTGCTCCAGCTTTGGAAATTCTACTTCAATCAATATTTAACAACACTGGTGGGGAAGTTGTTAAAGGAGAAGGGAATAAAACTGAGATACTGGGGACGCCCACTGAAACTGCTCTTTTGGAATTTGGCTTGTTGCTTGGTGGAGATTTCCAAGCAGAGCGACAAGCATCAAAAATTGTGAAAGTTGAACCTTTCAACTCTGTGAAAAAGCGAATGGGAGTAGTCTTAGAGCTTCCTGAAGGAGGATACAGGGCACACTCCAAGGGTGCTTCTGAAATAATATTGGCTCGATGTGTCAAGCTTTTAAACCAAGATGGTGAAATTGTACCGCTAGATGAAGCAGCTGTCAATTATCTAAAGAATACTATTGACCAATTTGCTAATGAAGCCTTGCGAACGATATGTCTTGCTTTCATGGAAATTGGAGATGAATTCTCTGCTGAAGCTCCCATTCCCACTAATGGTTACACCTGTATTGGCATTGTGGGTATCAAAGATCCTGTGCGCCGTGGTGTCAAGGAATCTGTTGCAATCTGTAGGTCAGCTGGCATTACTGTTCGGATGGTCACAGGAGACAACATAAATACTGCTAAGGCTATCGCTAGGGAATGTGGAATTTTAACTGATGATGGAATTGCAATTGAAGGCCCAGAATTCCGGGAGAAAAATGATGAGGAATTGAGTGCACTTATACCGAAAATTCAGGTgcatttataaatttagttaCATTGTTTTAGcagcattttatttttatttgaatcaagatGGAAGAtgaatagttttttattaattgccACCAATTTTAAtggacaatttctttttttaggaAACTTTGTGTTATGTGTTACTGTGAAAAAATTTCCACTTCTACAAAAAACGGCCCATCTAACGAGAGCCTTACCTGTAGAAATTTTTTTCCCCGACTAATATTGAGTTCTACACTTTCAGGTTATGGCTCGATCTTCACCAATGGACAAGCATATGCTTGTGAAACACCTAAGAACCACTTTAAAAGAAGTTGTTGCAGTGACTGGTGATGGTACGAATGATGCTCCAGCACTTCATGAAGCTGATATTGGTTTAGCAATGGGCATTGCTGGAACAGAGGTATTACTTGTATGCtgcttctcttttcttttatctgAAAGGCATGCATACTGAAGTTGTGATATTTgagatattctttttttttctgctaTGAAATTTTCCTAATTAATGCTTAAAAATTTGTGTTCAATCCACAGGTGGCAAAAGAGAGTGCTGATGTCATAATATTGGATGATAACTTCTCCACAATCGTGACTGTTGCCAAATGGGGACGATCAGTTTACGTTAACATTCAAAAGTTTGTTCAGTTTCAGTTGACAGTCAATGTGGTTGCcctaattgttaatttttcttctGCCTGTTTGACGGGTAAGTAGACCCTGATCTTTTATCTTTCCAGCATAGTTATAACTTTTGCATGCTTCTTTTCATGAATCAACTCTTTATGTTTTTGTGTTGGATGTTTTCAGGAGATACTCCCCTTACTGCTGTTCAGCTTCTATGGGTCAACATGATCATGGATACGCTAGGAGCACTGGCTTTGGCTACAGAGCCTCCTAGCGATGACCTCATGAAGAGGTCACCAGTTGGTAGGAAAGGGAACttcattgataatataatgTGGAGAAATATATTAGGACAGTCTGTGTATCAATTTTTGGTGGTATGGTATCTTCAAACAAGAGGAGAAGCAGTTTTTTGTCTTGATGGCCCAGATTCAAAGTTGATATTAAACACAGTTATTTTCAACACTTTTGTGTTTTGCCAGGCAAGTTCCAGTTTGAGTTAATTTTGGACCAATAGCCATATTCAGTACCTCAACTTTAAGAAAGTGAATCCAGAAAAgtatttccaaaattttcaatttcatatatTCAGCTGTGCATCTTTACTAATTTTCCATTCTTTTA carries:
- the LOC123203219 gene encoding calcium-transporting ATPase 1-like isoform X2, whose amino-acid sequence is MESYLNENFGDVKAKNSSEEALQRWRKLCGFVKNRKRRFRFTANLSKRFEAEAIRRSNQEKLRVAVLVSQAALQFINGLNLSNEYTVPEEVEGAGFQICPDELGSIVEGHDIKKFTIHGGTKGIAEKLSTSISNGISTSDQLFNKRKEIYGINKFTESPVRGFWLFVWEALQDMTLMILAVCALVSLVVGIIMEGWPKGAHDGLGIVASILLVVLVTATSDYKQSLQFKDLDKEKQKIAVQVARDGIRQKISIYDLLPGDIVHLSIGDQVPADGLFISGFSLLINESSLTGECEPVNVNALNPFLLSGTKVQDGSCKMLVTTVGMRTQWGKLMATLSEGGDDETPLQVKLNGVATLIGKIGLFFAVLTFAVLVQGLYSHKLQEGTQWTWSGDDVMEILESFAVAVTIVVVAVPEGLPLAVTLSLAFAMKKMMNDKALVRHLAACETMGSATSICSDKTGTLTTNHMTVVKACICEEIKEISNSKGSLGSSIPAPALEILLQSIFNNTGGEVVKGEGNKTEILGTPTETALLEFGLLLGGDFQAERQASKIVKVEPFNSVKKRMGVVLELPEGGYRAHSKGASEIILARCVKLLNQDGEIVPLDEAAVNYLKNTIDQFANEALRTICLAFMEIGDEFSAEAPIPTNGYTCIGIVGIKDPVRRGVKESVAICRSAGITVRMVTGDNINTAKAIARECGILTDDGIAIEGPEFREKNDEELSALIPKIQVMARSSPMDKHMLVKHLRTTLKEVVAVTGDGTNDAPALHEADIGLAMGIAGTEVAKESADVIILDDNFSTIVTVAKWGRSVYVNIQKFVQFQLTVNVVALIVNFSSACLTGDTPLTAVQLLWVNMIMDTLGALALATEPPSDDLMKRSPVGRKGNFIDNIMWRNILGQSVYQFLVVWYLQTRGEAVFCLDGPDSKLILNTVIFNTFVFCQVFNEISSREMQKINVFKGILKNYVFVAVLTCTVLFQVVIIQFLGTFANTYPLNLQQWFVSVLLGFLGMPIAAVLKLIPVGSC
- the LOC123203219 gene encoding calcium-transporting ATPase 1-like isoform X1 gives rise to the protein MPLCVNTFRIQSDSTNRAGSCSKSNYRLNLSSYCGGLLVLVWSIYLERTEMESYLNENFGDVKAKNSSEEALQRWRKLCGFVKNRKRRFRFTANLSKRFEAEAIRRSNQEKLRVAVLVSQAALQFINGLNLSNEYTVPEEVEGAGFQICPDELGSIVEGHDIKKFTIHGGTKGIAEKLSTSISNGISTSDQLFNKRKEIYGINKFTESPVRGFWLFVWEALQDMTLMILAVCALVSLVVGIIMEGWPKGAHDGLGIVASILLVVLVTATSDYKQSLQFKDLDKEKQKIAVQVARDGIRQKISIYDLLPGDIVHLSIGDQVPADGLFISGFSLLINESSLTGECEPVNVNALNPFLLSGTKVQDGSCKMLVTTVGMRTQWGKLMATLSEGGDDETPLQVKLNGVATLIGKIGLFFAVLTFAVLVQGLYSHKLQEGTQWTWSGDDVMEILESFAVAVTIVVVAVPEGLPLAVTLSLAFAMKKMMNDKALVRHLAACETMGSATSICSDKTGTLTTNHMTVVKACICEEIKEISNSKGSLGSSIPAPALEILLQSIFNNTGGEVVKGEGNKTEILGTPTETALLEFGLLLGGDFQAERQASKIVKVEPFNSVKKRMGVVLELPEGGYRAHSKGASEIILARCVKLLNQDGEIVPLDEAAVNYLKNTIDQFANEALRTICLAFMEIGDEFSAEAPIPTNGYTCIGIVGIKDPVRRGVKESVAICRSAGITVRMVTGDNINTAKAIARECGILTDDGIAIEGPEFREKNDEELSALIPKIQVMARSSPMDKHMLVKHLRTTLKEVVAVTGDGTNDAPALHEADIGLAMGIAGTEVAKESADVIILDDNFSTIVTVAKWGRSVYVNIQKFVQFQLTVNVVALIVNFSSACLTGDTPLTAVQLLWVNMIMDTLGALALATEPPSDDLMKRSPVGRKGNFIDNIMWRNILGQSVYQFLVVWYLQTRGEAVFCLDGPDSKLILNTVIFNTFVFCQVFNEISSREMQKINVFKGILKNYVFVAVLTCTVLFQVVIIQFLGTFANTYPLNLQQWFVSVLLGFLGMPIAAVLKLIPVGSC